From a region of the bacterium genome:
- a CDS encoding MGMT family protein: MSNSNKDTIKTKLWQALLKIPFGQTVSYSQLAKNMGMPKHTRYISSFLKENSLPISIPCHRVIRKSGEYGKFGLGKEFKVYLIEWESSFFNKKT; the protein is encoded by the coding sequence ATGTCAAATTCAAATAAGGATACTATAAAAACAAAATTGTGGCAAGCACTTTTAAAAATACCCTTTGGTCAAACAGTAAGTTATTCTCAACTTGCCAAAAATATGGGTATGCCAAAACATACCCGATATATCTCCTCTTTCTTAAAAGAGAACTCTCTGCCTATTTCAATTCCTTGCCACAGGGTTATAAGAAAGAGTGGAGAATATGGAAAATTTGGTTTAGGTAAAGAGTTCAAAGTTTATCTTATTGAATGGGAATCTTCCTTTTTTAATAAAAAAACTTGA
- the hisI gene encoding phosphoribosyl-AMP cyclohydrolase, whose translation MKNRDIISQIKFDKKGLVVAIVQDDKGEVLMVAYMNSEALIKTIETRRMHYYSRSRKKLWLKGEESGNFQVLKDIYIDCDNDALLFVIEQKGGACHKGYYSCFFRKLQKEDDSFCEVEDKIFNPKEVYKK comes from the coding sequence TTGAAAAACAGAGATATTATATCACAAATAAAGTTTGATAAGAAAGGATTGGTAGTTGCAATAGTTCAAGATGATAAAGGCGAAGTTTTGATGGTTGCCTATATGAATAGTGAGGCTCTTATTAAAACTATTGAAACAAGGCGAATGCATTATTATAGCAGGAGCCGTAAAAAGTTGTGGCTGAAAGGAGAAGAGTCTGGCAACTTTCAGGTCTTGAAAGATATATATATAGATTGTGATAATGATGCTCTTCTTTTTGTGATTGAACAGAAGGGAGGTGCGTGCCATAAAGGATATTATTCTTGTTTTTTTAGAAAGTTGCAAAAAGAAGATGATTCTTTTTGTGAAGTGGAAGATAAGATTTTTAACCCTAAAGAGGTCTATAAAAAATGA
- the secD gene encoding protein translocase subunit SecD, with product MTKQYYSKFLIILAVAVVCIYQIYPPQKKIKRGLDLQGGVHVVLQVENVDAKDKSLSDMTDRALEIIRNRIDALGVTEPVIQKEGFDRIIVDLPGVGDPEKAIEMIGQTALLEFKVVSDDPDLMSQALSGEVPEGYELLYEREKDERDIVRETRSILVKKEPEMTGQYIDDAYVGYDSSGFPDVSLRFSKEGAILFEQVTSNNINKRLAIVLDGVVKSAPVIRERIGGGNAQITGRFSIEEARNLAIVLRAGALPAKVDIIYREVVGPTLGQANITQGFRAAVYGGIVVVLFMLIYYSAFGLLANFAFALNVLILLGLVATLKGVLTLPGIAGIALTCGMAVDANVLIFERIREELKSGKSPRASVDAGYRRAWTAIIDSNITTLITGLILFFLGEGSIRGFGLTLSIGIIANLFTAVFVTKAIVDWVMLTRKIEKLRI from the coding sequence ATGACGAAACAATATTATTCTAAATTTTTGATCATACTTGCAGTAGCGGTTGTATGTATTTATCAGATTTATCCACCCCAAAAGAAGATAAAGCGTGGTCTTGACTTGCAAGGCGGGGTACACGTAGTGCTACAAGTTGAAAATGTTGATGCTAAAGATAAGAGTCTCTCTGATATGACAGACAGAGCTCTTGAAATTATAAGAAATAGGATAGATGCTCTTGGTGTTACTGAGCCGGTTATTCAAAAGGAAGGTTTTGATAGAATTATTGTTGACCTACCCGGAGTTGGTGACCCAGAGAAAGCAATAGAAATGATAGGTCAGACTGCTCTTCTTGAATTTAAAGTTGTATCTGACGACCCTGACCTTATGTCACAGGCTTTAAGTGGAGAGGTTCCAGAAGGTTATGAACTTCTTTATGAGAGAGAGAAAGATGAGAGAGATATTGTTAGAGAAACCCGTTCTATTCTTGTAAAAAAAGAGCCAGAAATGACAGGGCAATATATAGATGATGCTTATGTTGGTTATGATAGTTCTGGTTTTCCTGATGTTAGTTTAAGGTTTAGTAAAGAGGGTGCAATACTTTTTGAACAGGTAACTTCTAACAACATAAATAAACGGCTTGCAATAGTTCTTGACGGAGTTGTTAAATCTGCGCCTGTTATAAGAGAACGGATCGGAGGCGGAAATGCTCAGATAACTGGCAGATTTTCTATAGAAGAAGCACGTAATCTTGCTATAGTGCTTAGGGCTGGAGCATTACCTGCCAAAGTGGATATAATATATAGAGAAGTGGTAGGTCCTACTTTGGGACAGGCTAATATTACTCAAGGATTTAGAGCAGCGGTTTATGGTGGAATAGTGGTTGTTCTTTTTATGCTTATATACTATTCAGCATTTGGACTTCTTGCTAATTTTGCCTTTGCGTTAAACGTTTTAATTCTGCTTGGACTTGTTGCTACTTTGAAAGGTGTTCTTACTCTTCCCGGTATTGCAGGTATTGCTTTAACTTGTGGTATGGCTGTTGATGCGAACGTTCTTATATTTGAAAGAATCAGGGAAGAGCTTAAATCAGGGAAAAGCCCAAGAGCTAGTGTTGATGCAGGGTATCGCAGAGCGTGGACTGCAATTATAGATTCAAATATAACTACCCTTATTACAGGTCTTATTCTCTTTTTTCTTGGGGAAGGTTCTATAAGAGGGTTTGGACTTACTTTAAGCATTGGTATTATAGCCAACCTTTTTACGGCAGTTTTTGTAACAAAAGCTATAGTTGATTGGGTAATGTTAACAAGAAAAATTGAAAAACTGAGGATATAA